From Lolium perenne isolate Kyuss_39 chromosome 5, Kyuss_2.0, whole genome shotgun sequence, a single genomic window includes:
- the LOC127304146 gene encoding uncharacterized protein, with product MCDKSDCDCQSLGVFRGPVVSGSHDFDEHCMFGNDMYLTKGQVDFLNEHCNHFPTEEFEYYVYRMTKSAVIKNKCKLDIGKKFTAKYLKRFIDDAPGNAVTLSLEYTDSNARFKVTMKMAKGKAKNAIIATGWSKAMNTYEIKEGAICIFEFYVDMKGKLALMIHSLPDDCDDSDSSESSE from the exons ATGTGTGACAAGTCTGACTGTGACTGTCAATCCCTTGGGGTCTTCAGAG GGCCAGTGGTAAGTGGGAGCCATGACTTTGATGAGCACTGCATGTTTGGAAATGACATGTACTTGACAAAAGGTCAAGTCGATTTCCTTAATGAGCACTGCAACCACTTTCCAACAGAGGAATTTGAGTACTATGTCTACAGGATGACCAAGTCAGCAGTGATAAAGAATAAATGCAAGCTG GATATTGGAAAGAAGTTCACTGCCAAGTACCTGAAAAGGTTCATTGACGATGCTCCTGGCAATGCTGTTACTCTTTCTCTAGAGTACACCGACAGCAATGCACGCTTTAAAGTGaccatgaagatggcaaaggggaAGGCCAAGAATGCAATCATAGCAACTGGTTGGTCAAAGGCTATGAATACTTATGAGATCAAAGAAGGAGCCATCTGCATCTTTGAATTCTACGTTGACATGAAAGGTAAGCTTGCTCTGATGATCCACAGTCTACCTGATGACTGTGATGACTCTGATTCATCTGAGTCATCAGAGTAA
- the LOC127304148 gene encoding uncharacterized protein, with the protein MVDPSGVEAMVDPSGVQAMLNPTGVQAMVNPSGDQAKVDPRLSFLRRFRSSNNTEESSSVKMDKNWMEASRSSDEYAAGVSLFLKFALRNEEKDSKILCPCKNCGNRFWYDVETVNDHLICTGFMPGYKTWLFHGEQAVNNDLDTQSSSPEDDSNARDEIDQLLLDGFDMFNRSSLHSEKEEGSEDDSEDEDVESYRRLVNDGGQQLYPGCKKFSKLQFLVRLLNIKNVRGMTNAAFEDMLTLFREALPEGHSLPKKFHEAKQYIRGVGLAYDTYDACLIDCIIFRGIHAKANVCPVCKTSRWKTVRSVVGGKRISRVAMKVIRHFPLNKRVRRLFISNKTASLMSWHNDGRTKDEVMRHPADSPAWKNFDSRYRSFSKEPRNIRFGLATDGFNPFRNMNLSYSIWPIILIPYNFPPWICMKENNFILSVIVPGRRSPGKDIDVYLQLVIDELQELWHHGVLVYDSHFGKKFRVYAALLWTISDWLGRGILSGESIVVCSHSLLGTCSRRLKHGHKACFLGHRRFLSMNHPFRSDEESFDGTTDFREPPVQPTGEEISAMTMDIQTAYGKLQKQKRIGRKKRNRGEVDEDLENMEEVHTIESTFKKRSIFFQLEYWKFLLVRHNLDSMHIEKNVFDNVVNTLLDVDKR; encoded by the exons ATGGTGGATCCTAGTGGAGTTGAAGCCATGGTGGATCCTAGTGGAGTTCAAGCCATGCTGAATCCTACTGGAGTTCAAGCCATGGTGAATCCAAGTGGAGACCAAGCTAAGGTTGATCCGCGGCTATCGTTTCTCCGTCGATTCAGGAGCTCAAACAACACTGAGGAGAGTTCGTCTG TAAAAATGGATAAGAATTGGATGGAAGCTTCAAGGTCTTCAGATGAGTATGCAGCTGGAGTCTCCTTATTCTTAAAATTTGCTCTAAGAAATGAAGAGAAAGACAGTAAGATACTGTGTCCATGCAAAAACTGTGGGAACAGGTTCTGGTATGATGTAGAAACTGTAAATGATCATCTAATCTGTACTGGTTTTATGCCTGGATATAAAACCTGGTTGTTTCATGGGGAACAAGCTGTTAACAATGATCTTGACACACAATCTAGCTCTCCAGAAGATGATAGTAATGCTAGAGATGAGATTGACCAGCTACTGTTAGATGGGTTTGACATGTTCAATAGAAGTTCATTGCATTCAGAAAAAGAAGAAGGGAGTGAAGATGATagtgaagatgaagatgtcgAATCATACAGGAGGTTAGTCAATGATGGTGGCCAGCAGTTGTACCCAGGATGCAAGAAGTTTTCTAAACTGCAGTTTCTAGTAAGATtgctcaatattaaaaatgtCAGGGGAATGACAAATGCTGCATTTGAAGATATGCTGACACTGTTCAGGGAAGCACTACCTGAAGGACATTCTCTGCCTAAGAAATTTCATGAAGCAAAGCAGTACATCAGAGGAGTTGGTCTTGCATATGATACTTATGATGCCTGTTTGATTGACtgcataattttcagaggcatccatGCCAAGGCCAATGTCTGCCCAGTTTGCAAAACAAGCAGGTGGAAGACTGTAAGAAGTGTAGTAGGTGGGAAGAGAATCAGTAGGGTGGCAATGAAAGTTATCAGGCATTTCCCATTGAACAAAAGAGTCAGGAGGTTGTTTATATCTAACAAAACAGCATCTCTGATGAGTTGGCACAATGATGGGAGAACCAAAGATGAAGTAATGAGGCATCCAGCTGATTCACCTGCTTGGAAGAACTTTGACAGCAGGTACAGGTCGTTCAGcaaagaaccaaggaacatcagATTTGGATTagctacagatggattcaacccttTCAGGAATATGAACTTGTCTTACAGCATCTGGCCTATAATTCTAATCCCATACAACTTCCCTCCTTGGATTTgcatgaaggagaacaactttatCTTGTCTGTCATTGTACCAGGAAGGAGATCACCAGGTAAAGACATTGATGTATACCTGCAACTAGTAATTGATGAGCTACAGGAGTTGTGGCACCATGGAGTTCTGGTATATGATTCTCATTTTGGTAAAAAGTTTAGAGTCTATGCTGCACTACTCTGGACCATCAGTGATTGGCTGGGCCGTGGAATATTGAGTGGTGAAAGCATTGTTGTCTGTTCTCATAGCCTCTTAGGAACTTGTTCTAGAAGGTTGAAGCATGGACACAAAGCATGTTTTCTAGGTCACAGAAGGTTCTTGTCAATGAATCATCCATTCAGAAGTGATGAGGAATCTTTTGATGGGACAACTGATTTCAGGGAACCTCCAGTGCAGCCTACAGGTGAAGAAATTTCTGCTATGACAATGGATATCCAAACTGCATATGGAAAACTGCAGAAGCAAAAGAGGATTGGAAGGAAGAAAAGGAATAGAGGTGAAGTGGATGAGGATTTGGAGAATATGGAGGAAGTACATACTATTGAATCAACTTTCAAGAAGAGAAGCATTTTTTTTCAACTAGAGTATTGGAAATTTTTGCTTGTGAGGCACAACTTGGATTCAATGCACATTGAGAAGAATGTGTTTGACAATGTAGTCAACACTTTGCTTGATGTTGATAAAAGGTAA
- the LOC127302107 gene encoding cytochrome P450 71A8-like: protein MQHARVDHYDVPRRTRVIVNAWAVGRDPAAWDGADEFRPERFVGSEVDFRGRHRQLVPFGAGRRMCPGVGFTAAVMELALTNLLGRFDWEIPPSDVVDMDEAPGITSRKRMPLCAVAAHRAE from the coding sequence ATGCAGCACGCGAGGGTGGACCACTACGACGTCCCGCGCAGGACCCGCGTCATTGTGAACGCGTGGGCCGTCGGGAGGGACCCGGCGGCGTGGGACGGCGCCGACGAGTTCCGGCCGGAGAGGTTCGTCGGCAGCGAGGTGGATTTCCGGGGGCGGCATCGCCAACTCGTACCctttggcgccggcaggaggatgTGCCCCGGGGTCGGGTTCACGGCGGCCGTCATGGAGCTCGCTCTCACCAACCTCTTGGGGAGGTTCGACTGGGAGATTCCGCCATCAGACGTAGTGGATATGGATGAAGCGCCTGGGATCACGTCGCGGAAGAGGATGCCACTGTGCGCAGTGGCGGCACATCGCGCGGAATGA